A DNA window from Acidobacteriota bacterium contains the following coding sequences:
- a CDS encoding DUF4136 domain-containing protein — protein sequence ATVALAIAAVPASTLEVNTDYAPGTDFSKYKTYTLKAGTAPKNPIAAERFAQSLGNALSARGLRQVPDGGDLIVFTHFSLGKDVQLNSYGYGGWGGGWRYGGMGGMQTTTVQEIPTGTLVIDLVDASAKTAVWRGIAKDQVSTSATPEERQQKADQVAQKLFENYPPQAKK from the coding sequence GCCACCGTCGCCCTCGCGATCGCCGCTGTGCCTGCTTCGACGCTGGAGGTCAACACAGACTACGCCCCGGGCACCGACTTCTCGAAGTACAAGACGTACACGCTCAAGGCCGGTACGGCGCCCAAAAACCCGATCGCGGCCGAACGCTTCGCCCAGTCCCTCGGGAACGCTCTCTCGGCCCGCGGGCTCCGGCAGGTGCCGGACGGAGGCGACCTGATCGTCTTCACCCACTTCAGCCTCGGGAAGGACGTTCAGCTCAATTCGTACGGGTACGGCGGCTGGGGCGGCGGCTGGCGCTACGGCGGCATGGGCGGAATGCAGACCACGACGGTCCAGGAGATTCCGACGGGCACCCTCGTGATCGACCTCGTCGACGCGAGCGCGAAGACCGCCGTCTGGCGCGGCATCGCGAAGGACCAGGTCTCGACGAGCGCAACCCCGGAAGAGCGCCAGCAGAAGGCCGACCAGGTCGCCCAGAAGCTCTTCGAGAACTACCCGCCGCAGGCGAAGAAGTAG